A single genomic interval of Vairimorpha necatrix chromosome 5, complete sequence harbors:
- a CDS encoding putative SP-containing membrane protein, with amino-acid sequence MRLLKIFCGSVFFMLGVVKSNGEDNFLYSVINGTNVCESLDSKINNHNLPENYGILFSEFIWDTVTTLEIFKRLTQDDNSERSFSNRRIQLRDVYLSNLSLKNWDINISKTLIRPERKFIEELKSGAIEYFDMFRMCYKDIINDSKNPEETIRGIIKLHTCFVPNGISRNLPLPVFKMCKGLGFNFVKCFGTTGLKYIVDEANRKHDKVLKAFCSVDNEYSESESFLNNSINKFNNITNNSSVFAFNSTETMNNKANHIEFWERPGFIYLLSFIIIGMIFMFLGYIYFNKGSKKCRIKVSNYS; translated from the coding sequence ATGAgattattgaaaattttttgtggTTCAGTATTTTTCATGTTAGGTGTGGTAAAATCTAATGGCGAagacaattttttatattctgtTATTAATGGCACCAATGTATGTGAATCATTAGATagcaaaattaataatcaTAATTTGCCAGAAAACTATGGTATTTTATTCAGTGAATTTATTTGGGATACGGTAACAACCcttgaaatatttaaaagattaaCACAAGATGATAATTCAGAGAGAAGTTTTTCAAATAGAAGAATTCAGTTAAGAGATGTTTATTTGTCTAATTTAAGTCTCAAAAATTGGGATATTAACATATCGAAAACTCTTATAAGACcagaaagaaaatttatcgAGGAATTGAAAAGTGGAGCGattgaatattttgatatGTTTCGTATGTGTTATaaagatattataaatgataGTAAAAATCCAGAAGAAACAATACGAGGTATAATTAAGTTACATACATGTTTTGTACCGAATGGTATAAGTAGAAATTTACCATTAcctgtttttaaaatgtgtAAAGGTTTaggttttaattttgtaaaatgtTTTGGAACAACAGGACTGAAATATATAGTCGATGAAGCTAACAGAAAACACGATAAGGTCCTAAAAGCTTTTTGCTCAGTAGATAATGAATACTCAGAAAGcgaaagttttttaaataatagtataaacaaatttaacaATATAACTAATAATTCTAGTGTATTTGCGTTTAATTCAACAGAAACCATGAACAACAAAGCTAATCACATTGAATTCTGGGAACGACCTGGGTTTATATATCttttaagttttattataatcgg
- a CDS encoding putative SP-containing membrane protein, with the protein MLGFVKSNGEDDFLYFVINGTNVCESLDSKINNHNLPENHGLLFSEFIWDTVTNLDLFKRLIQDDNSERSLINRRIQLRDVYLSNLNLKNWDINISRTLIRPERKFIEELKSGAIEYFDMFRMCYKDIINESKEPEETIRGIIKLHTCFVPNGISRNLPLPVFKMCKGLGFNFVKCFGTKGMKYIVDEANRKLDQVSKAECFIPIYNITNITYTTTEDYNTAETTTEINSLYDTTNNNNESYIDNTTFNYLNYAIGNEPTNTNLFKNDVSTETEFFEYSTQITTEMDDIYKATTDKNIKQSSNNMNITGNTMDYDFIYKFTNYSSGSETTRNFNSKLDITTEYYLSTDIATNCMTRENIKSNNETEATIENKMITEVYTDFNMIETTTEYKKNPESTIIKNVLNETTTESNNEFFDQATEESLINTETNTNQNNITDYTKYFNIITDITIEYNNNITETTTDFKEFIVSNADYNLFSDATISSNSVIKSTTDFDIPTDTTTDFNGIKRDNVESTIKTEKNYDFNTIIDSITGHQYISTMPIGFNEIIDTTTDSNTFTESTTNYNNNYDASENYIISDNIKSERLTMLEIANTNSFENRGFDKTVLFIFFSFILIVLGIWRYKKRCNRRYRQYSLV; encoded by the coding sequence atgttaggttttgtaaaatctaaTGGCGaagatgattttttatattttgttattaATGGCACCAATGTATGTGAATCATTAGATagcaaaattaataatcaTAATTTGCCAGAAAACCATGGTCTTTTATTCAGTGAATTTATTTGGGACACGGTAACAAATCttgatttatttaaaaggtTAATACAAGATGATAATTCAGAGAGAAGTTTAATAAATAGAAGAATTCAGTTAAGAGATGTTTATTTGTCTAATTTAAATCTCAAAAATTGGGATATTAACATATCGAGAACTCTTATAAGACcagaaagaaaatttatcgAGGAATTGAAAAGTGGAGCGattgaatattttgatatGTTTCGTATGTGTTATaaagatattataaatgaaagTAAAGAACCAGAAGAAACAATACGAGGTATAATTAAGTTACATACATGTTTTGTACCGAATGGTATAAGTAGAAATTTACCATTAcctgtttttaaaatgtgtAAAGGTTTAggatttaattttgtaaaatgtTTTGGAACAAAAGGAATGAAATATATAGTCGATGAAGCCAACAGAAAACTCGATCAAGTATCTAAAGCCGAATGTTTTATACCAATTTACAACATTACAAATATAACTTATACAACTACAGAAGACTACAACACAGCTGAAACTACAACTGAGATTAATAGTTTATATGACACTACAAATAACAATAATGAAAGTTATATTGACAATACaacttttaattatttaaattatgcCATTGGAAATGAGCCTACTAACACCaacttatttaaaaatgatgtATCAACAGAAActgaattttttgaatatagTACTCAAATTACTACAGAGATGgatgatatttataaagcTACAactgataaaaatataaagcaAAGTTCAAATAATATGAACATAACTGGAAATACGATGgattatgattttatttataaatttacaaattattCTAGTGGTTCTGAAACAACTCGCAATTTTAATAGCAAACTCGATATAACTAcagaatattatttaagtaCAGATATTGCTACAAATTGTATGACAAGagaaaacataaaaagTAATAATGAAACAGAAGCAactatagaaaataaaatgattaCTGAAGTTTATACAGATTTTAATATGATAGAAACTACAAcggaatataaaaaaaatccagAGTCTacgataataaaaaatgtactTAATGAAACGACTACTGAAAGtaataatgaattttttgatcAAGCTACTGAAGAAAGTCTAATAAATACGGAGACAAACACTAATCAAAATAACATCACTGATTatactaaatattttaatattattactgACATAACTATCGAatacaataataatattactGAGACAACTACTGATTTCAAGGAGTTTATAGTGTCTAATGCcgattataatttattctCCGATGCAACTATTTCTTCTAATAGTGTAATTAAATCTACAACAGATTTTGATATCCCTACAGATACTACCACCGATTTTAACGGCATCAAGCGGGATAATGTCGAATCTACTATTAAAAccgaaaaaaattatgattttaatacaaTAATCGACTCTATCACAGGTCATCAATATATTTCTACAATGCCTATTGGTTTCAATGAAATTATAGATACAACTACTGATTCTAATACTTTTACAGAAAGCACGactaattataataataattatgatGCCTCTGAAAACTATATTATATCTGATAACATAAAATCAGAGCGTTTAACAATGTTAGAAATTGCAAATACTAATTCCTTCGAAAATAGAGGTTTTGATAAAACAGtgctttttatattttttagttttattcTTATAGTGTTGGGAATTTGGCGTTACAAAAAAAGGTGCAACAGAAGGTATCGGCAGTATTCTTTAGTTTAA
- a CDS encoding putative SP-containing membrane protein, which produces MIIFFIQTVLLILDTYNTIEDSIKQHIFDKNVCDTLETKFYLYNTVSSNTMTNYYLIVWDVVTNNDIFKHMIQHDISEYSFSNRSDLLRKAFLTTLKKDKWDNYIMNSLIDNEHVFIKSIIDIAFKSFNTLHICHKKALTNMQYIIGPIKEIIKNNTCFILNNNRENIPLLVYKMCRNFIPHYIKCNKKANLSQLIESIRVNSELVLNAECFNDIYEFKNFSTILFSEIDNINNAFNTDNDNVTAISNTNNFNMTQIKNNNTNESNTNFWGNWGIVVRRNGLEFEYWIIVKITDIMNQSA; this is translated from the exons atgattatattttttattcaaacaGTATTGTTAATACTAGATACGTATAACACAATAGAAGATTCTATTAAGCAgcatatttttgataaaaatgtttgtGATACATTGGAAACAAAGTTTTATCTATATAATACTGTATCAAGTAATACTATGacaaattattatttaattgtaTGGGATGTAGTTACAAACaatgatatatttaaacataTGATACAGCATGATATTTCAGAATATAGTTTTTCAAATAGAAGTgatttattaagaaaagCGTTTTTAactacattaaaaaaagataaatggGATAATTACATAATGAATTCTCTTATAGACAACGAACATGTGTTTATCAAATCAATTATCGATATTGCCTTTAAGTCTTTTAATACGTTACATATATGTCACAAAAAAGCATTAACTAATATGCAATATATTATAGGGccaattaaagaaattattaagaaCAATACCTgctttatattaaataataacagagaaaatattccacttcttgtttataaaatgtgtagaaattttattccaCATTATATCAAGTGTAATAAAAAGGCCAACCTAAGCCAGTTAATTGAAAGTATAAGAGTTAATTCCGAATTAGTTTTGAACGCTGAATGTTTTAACGATATctatgaatttaaaaatttttcgaCAATTCTTTTTAGTGAGATTGATAACATAAACAATGCATTTAACACGGACAATGATAATGTAACAGCTATATCGAATACtaacaattttaatatgacgcaaattaaaaacaacaatACTAATGAGTCTAATACTAATTTCTGGGGAAATTGGG GTATAGTAGTAAGAAGAAACGGCCTCGAATTCGAATATTGGATAATTGTTAAAATAACTGATATCATGAATCAATCTGCTTAG
- a CDS encoding putative SP-containing membrane protein has product MLISILFQYIIFGISYIKSMMNMYEIINSIFNGDKVCDSLDSRIYQLSLSDNEIRSVYELTWNIITNHDIFKRMTQNDTSIYSFKNRKILIWNGYLKRLSLEKWDYNLIKSLTTFEKKFIGDLISNTLNIFNTLRICHKDTINNSDSIKEAIIDIISQNTCFILNGINKHLPSVIYKTCKGLIGHYKECYGEFEMNYIYNTIKENQKQLLIAECLTSNYDVSNITETRHLQTFQYSFGTTDYNWSNDISIPILLLVISCFCAFIGYICYNTSSIKRADDIRRNQNFI; this is encoded by the coding sequence ATGTTGATTTCTATACTTTTTCAGTACATTATATTTGGAATtagttatataaaaagcATGATGAATATGtatgaaataataaattccATTTTTAATGGTGATAAAGTTTGTGATTCCTTAGATAGCAGAATATATCAACTCAGCTTATCAGATAACGAAATTAGGAGTGTTTATGAACTAACATGGAATATAATAACTAATCATGATATTTTCAAAAGGATGACACAAAATGATACAtctatttatagttttaaaaatagaaaaattttaatttggaatggatatttaaaaagattaagCCTTGAAAAATGGGATtataatttgataaaatcaCTTACTACATTCGAAAAGAAATTCATAGGAGATTTGATATCTAACActttaaacatatttaatacattACGTATCTGTCATAAAGATACTATTAACAATTCTGACTCTATAAAAGAGGCAATTATAGACATAATAAGTCAAAAtacttgttttatattgaatggtataaataaacatttaccTTCTGTTATTTATAAGACATGTAAAGGTCTAATTGGTCATTACAAAGAGTGTTATGGTGAATTTGAaatgaattatatttataatacaataaaagaaaatcaaaagcAATTGTTAATAGCAGAATGCTTAACTAGTAATTATGATGTTTCTAATATAACGGAAACTAGACATTTGCAAACATTTCAATATAGTTTTGGGACTACAGATTATAATTGGAGTAATGATATTTCTATTCCTATACTTTTATTAGTAATCAGCTGCTTCTGTGCTTTTATAGGATATATATGCTATAATACTAGTAGTATAAAAAGAGCTGATGATATAAGaagaaatcaaaattttatttga